A single genomic interval of Terriglobus albidus harbors:
- a CDS encoding carboxypeptidase-like regulatory domain-containing protein, whose amino-acid sequence MTSSKFQRLCASLLFAIPAIAAAQGTITGTVKNMTRNKPSAGDEVTLIRLQQGMQESTKTTTDAKGNFTLQVPDAGIHLVRVTHDKTPYFRPAPPGTESVEVEVFDSAPKVSGIEWEADVMRLQTDESGKRMRVVENFFVKNDSNPKKTQYSDRPFDFWLPTDATISGSAALGPGGMPVQSSPMPLEEKGHYAFVFPIRPGETRFQVSYELPYNGTLTLGPRPTMKTGTIALMMPKTFKFEAAGGAQYNLVEELNAQTYVARDIAPGAKLGFTVSGTGQLPRDAAQTSADGQPATGGGDSQAAPAGGSAATDTKPGGGLGTPIDTPDPLTKYKWWILSGLALLLAVAAGFFLSGKPAQPAAAAAGVAPAVPSAPSAPPLLQTLKDELFALETDRATGKLTEAEYTEQKAALEVVLKRAINRS is encoded by the coding sequence GTGACTTCCTCTAAGTTTCAGCGCCTGTGCGCTTCCCTTCTCTTCGCGATTCCCGCCATTGCCGCCGCGCAGGGCACCATTACCGGCACCGTCAAGAACATGACGCGCAATAAGCCTTCCGCCGGCGACGAGGTAACGCTGATCCGCCTGCAGCAGGGCATGCAGGAGTCCACCAAGACCACTACCGACGCCAAAGGCAACTTCACACTACAAGTGCCGGACGCCGGCATTCACCTGGTGCGCGTCACGCATGACAAGACGCCGTACTTCCGTCCTGCGCCTCCGGGAACTGAGTCCGTTGAGGTAGAGGTCTTCGACAGCGCTCCCAAGGTGAGCGGCATTGAGTGGGAGGCAGACGTGATGCGTCTGCAGACCGACGAGAGCGGAAAGCGGATGCGCGTAGTCGAGAACTTCTTCGTGAAGAATGACTCCAACCCGAAGAAGACACAGTACTCTGACCGTCCCTTTGACTTCTGGCTGCCGACCGATGCCACCATCTCTGGCTCCGCCGCGCTTGGGCCGGGCGGTATGCCGGTGCAGTCTTCGCCGATGCCTCTGGAAGAAAAGGGCCACTACGCCTTTGTCTTCCCTATTCGTCCCGGCGAGACGCGCTTCCAGGTCTCGTATGAACTTCCGTACAACGGAACGCTGACGCTCGGACCTCGTCCGACGATGAAGACCGGCACTATCGCCCTGATGATGCCGAAAACCTTCAAGTTCGAGGCAGCCGGGGGAGCGCAGTACAACCTTGTCGAAGAGCTGAATGCCCAGACCTATGTGGCGCGTGACATCGCTCCCGGCGCCAAGCTTGGATTTACCGTCTCCGGTACCGGCCAACTGCCGCGCGATGCAGCACAGACGAGCGCTGATGGGCAGCCCGCTACGGGTGGCGGCGACAGCCAGGCAGCACCCGCAGGCGGATCGGCAGCGACCGATACCAAGCCGGGCGGTGGACTAGGAACTCCGATCGACACTCCGGATCCGTTGACTAAGTACAAGTGGTGGATTCTGAGCGGTCTGGCGCTGCTGCTGGCAGTCGCCGCAGGATTCTTCCTCAGCGGCAAACCAGCGCAGCCTGCTGCCGCGGCGGCAGGAGTTGCGCCAGCTGTGCCGTCTGCACCTTCCGCTCCGCCCCTATTGCAGACCCTCAAGGACGAGCTCTTCGCCCTGGAAACGGATCGCGCAACCGGGAAGCTGACCGAGGCGGAATACACGGAACAGAAGGCCGCGCTTGAGGTGGTACTCAAACGCGCTATCAACCGGTCGTAA
- a CDS encoding penicillin acylase family protein: MSLRRTALLVVSSLLSSPLLAASHEPPKYTPQKGTEILWDTWGVPHIYAKSVEDMFYAYGWAQTAAHGNLLLTVYGNARGRAAEYWGPKGNPISPAANNLNNDTWVWTNGIPQRGEEWLAAQTPEFRKYLDAFAAGINAFAAAHGDTLSVEAKRVLPVTTLDIITHQEKFVNFTFVAGQRLMFPARNAGTADAALDPRMAPFADDDPAAPNMDMEDGSNGWAIAPSHSASGKAMLLMNPHLAWAGEQSYFQVQLTAPGIDLSGATQIGLPVLRFSFSPYNAITNTVNTNDGADLYKIVLKDEGYLFDGKVLPFKVETHTLKVLQPDGSTKEQGLTIKSTVHGPIVRTDNGSPIALRVAGLDKPQMLDQYWHMDISHSFAEYEVQLKRLQLPMYNVMYADRDGHIMYFFASTLPKRSEGDYAFWGGVVPGDESKYLWNEYLPYEKLPKLIDPPSGYVQNSNQPPWDAGWPTMLDPAEYPAYVAPKFPHFRSDRGLRMLSEEKKINFEALAAKKLSTHMELADRMLPELLEAVNQYGSDSTKKAADMLKSWDRNAEANSRGALLFYVWAQKFTNAQLTISTASGSRNFAVPYKVEEPLTTPRGLKDPKYAVQLLDEAIDETIKTYGAMDRPWGEVMRFQINGQSDGNTAAERGAAIDGVDLPGNGGYGNLGIFRVVTFGPIANGIKTPVHGDTITMAVEFTKIPHAKVLVSYGNCSQPGCKHHTDQLPLLRDKQWRDLWLTRKDVEGNLEKRDTLQ; encoded by the coding sequence GTGAGTCTGCGCCGCACTGCTTTGCTGGTCGTGTCTTCGCTTCTCTCCTCTCCCCTGCTGGCGGCCAGCCATGAGCCGCCGAAATACACCCCGCAGAAGGGCACCGAGATCCTTTGGGATACGTGGGGTGTTCCGCACATCTACGCGAAGTCCGTCGAAGACATGTTCTACGCCTATGGATGGGCACAAACAGCGGCTCACGGGAACCTGTTGCTAACCGTCTACGGCAACGCACGTGGCAGAGCAGCTGAGTACTGGGGACCGAAAGGGAATCCCATCAGCCCCGCAGCGAATAACCTCAACAACGACACCTGGGTATGGACCAACGGGATTCCGCAACGCGGCGAGGAGTGGCTGGCGGCGCAGACGCCTGAGTTCCGCAAATACCTGGATGCCTTTGCCGCCGGCATCAATGCCTTCGCCGCAGCCCATGGCGACACGCTGAGCGTGGAAGCCAAACGTGTCCTGCCCGTGACGACGCTGGACATCATCACCCATCAAGAGAAGTTCGTAAACTTCACCTTCGTGGCGGGCCAGCGCCTGATGTTCCCGGCGCGCAATGCAGGCACAGCCGATGCCGCGTTGGATCCTCGCATGGCTCCGTTTGCGGATGATGATCCCGCCGCACCCAACATGGATATGGAAGATGGCTCCAACGGTTGGGCCATCGCTCCCTCGCACTCCGCCAGCGGCAAAGCAATGCTGCTGATGAATCCGCATCTGGCCTGGGCCGGTGAGCAGAGCTATTTCCAGGTGCAGCTCACAGCGCCAGGCATCGACCTCTCCGGCGCTACACAGATTGGCCTGCCAGTCCTGCGCTTCAGCTTCTCTCCCTACAACGCCATCACCAACACGGTGAATACCAACGACGGCGCCGACCTCTACAAAATTGTCCTCAAGGACGAAGGCTATCTCTTCGACGGCAAGGTGCTTCCCTTCAAGGTAGAGACACATACGTTGAAGGTCCTGCAGCCGGATGGAAGCACCAAAGAACAAGGGCTCACCATTAAGTCCACTGTCCACGGTCCCATCGTTCGAACTGACAATGGATCACCTATCGCTCTACGCGTCGCCGGCCTGGACAAGCCGCAGATGCTGGATCAGTACTGGCACATGGACATTTCCCACTCCTTCGCCGAGTACGAAGTACAGCTCAAGCGCCTGCAACTGCCCATGTATAACGTGATGTACGCCGACCGCGATGGGCACATCATGTACTTCTTTGCCTCCACCCTGCCGAAGCGCAGCGAGGGTGACTATGCCTTCTGGGGCGGCGTGGTTCCCGGCGACGAATCGAAGTATCTGTGGAACGAATACCTGCCCTATGAGAAGCTGCCAAAGCTGATTGATCCGCCGTCCGGCTATGTGCAGAACTCCAACCAGCCTCCGTGGGATGCGGGCTGGCCAACGATGTTGGATCCGGCGGAGTATCCCGCCTACGTCGCTCCGAAGTTCCCACACTTCCGTTCCGACCGCGGCCTGCGCATGCTTTCGGAGGAGAAGAAGATCAACTTCGAGGCGCTGGCCGCCAAGAAGCTCTCGACCCACATGGAGCTTGCCGACCGCATGCTGCCTGAGCTCCTGGAAGCTGTAAACCAGTACGGTAGCGACAGCACGAAGAAGGCTGCCGATATGCTAAAGAGCTGGGATCGCAACGCCGAAGCCAATTCGCGGGGAGCCCTGCTCTTCTACGTCTGGGCGCAGAAGTTCACCAACGCGCAGTTGACCATCTCCACCGCCTCCGGCTCGCGCAACTTCGCAGTCCCCTACAAGGTGGAGGAACCGCTGACCACTCCGCGTGGTCTGAAGGATCCGAAGTACGCCGTGCAGTTGCTGGACGAAGCCATCGACGAGACCATCAAGACCTACGGCGCAATGGATCGCCCATGGGGTGAGGTCATGCGTTTCCAGATCAACGGACAGTCGGACGGCAATACCGCCGCCGAGCGCGGAGCGGCGATTGATGGCGTAGACCTGCCCGGCAACGGAGGCTACGGCAACTTGGGCATCTTCCGCGTCGTCACCTTCGGGCCGATCGCCAATGGAATCAAGACACCGGTACACGGCGACACCATCACGATGGCGGTGGAGTTCACAAAAATACCGCATGCCAAGGTGCTGGTCAGCTATGGCAACTGCTCGCAGCCGGGCTGCAAACACCACACCGACCAGCTTCCTTTGCTCCGCGACAAGCAGTGGCGCGATCTGTGGCTGACCCGCAAGGATGTGGAAGGCAACCTGGAGAAGCGCGACACGCTGCAGTAG
- a CDS encoding VOC family protein has translation MTQSIFPMIHVPDVRATVEWYVSVLGFTKTGENIECGEMNWARLRYGASEIMLNIEGRPSDAFRREVDLYLYASDADALYERLHERVDIVEPPHDTHYGMREFILRDCNRFWITFGQPMAN, from the coding sequence ATGACCCAGTCGATCTTCCCGATGATCCATGTGCCGGACGTACGAGCGACAGTGGAGTGGTACGTCTCCGTCCTCGGCTTTACCAAAACAGGCGAAAACATTGAGTGCGGCGAGATGAACTGGGCCCGTCTGCGTTACGGCGCCAGCGAGATCATGTTGAATATCGAAGGCCGCCCCAGCGATGCGTTCCGGCGTGAAGTTGATCTTTATCTTTACGCCTCGGACGCGGATGCGCTCTACGAGCGTCTTCACGAACGCGTCGATATTGTTGAACCGCCACATGACACGCATTACGGTATGCGTGAGTTCATCCTGCGCGATTGCAATCGTTTCTGGATCACCTTCGGACAACCGATGGCGAATTGA
- a CDS encoding cytochrome c-type biogenesis protein gives MAAADDTGTRFNKIGHAMMCACGCGQILLECNHVGCPDSDRMIGELRTQVASGGDDTSIFNWFAAKYGPTILAAPIRGGFDTVAWITPVVVFLLATVGTALLVRTWVRRRRNTVTTPEGIPVQLPENDAVRERIRRETEY, from the coding sequence ATGGCTGCGGCGGATGACACCGGTACACGCTTCAATAAGATTGGCCACGCCATGATGTGCGCCTGCGGTTGCGGCCAGATTCTGCTGGAATGCAACCACGTGGGCTGCCCGGACTCTGACCGCATGATCGGCGAGTTGCGGACACAGGTTGCGAGCGGCGGCGACGATACCTCGATCTTCAACTGGTTCGCCGCGAAGTACGGTCCCACGATTCTTGCTGCCCCGATCCGCGGCGGCTTCGATACAGTTGCCTGGATCACCCCGGTGGTTGTCTTCCTGCTGGCCACCGTCGGAACGGCTTTACTGGTACGCACCTGGGTGCGCCGCCGTAGAAACACCGTGACCACACCTGAGGGCATTCCGGTTCAGTTGCCGGAGAACGACGCGGTGCGTGAGCGCATTCGCCGGGAGACGGAGTACTGA
- a CDS encoding heme lyase CcmF/NrfE family subunit produces MPHPMPTFGSFSLLLALVLAVYSLAMGGASLWQMATGRSGRIAPERLSETARRAGIMTFAAVSCAAFALVWAAFTNDYSVAYIFHHTNRDLHPAYKFSALWSGQEGSLLLWSWLLAAYGFVLRLRHKIDVRLTAHASTILAGVQVFFLLLLVFAAPPFSIQPGEIPPDGAGLNPLLQYPEMVIHPPMLYLGYVGFTVPFAFALGALIMRYPGEKWIHITRRWTMVTWLFLTVGIFLGAHWAYSVLGWGGYWGWDPVENASLMPWLTGTAFLHSVMMQEKRGMMKSWNVWLIFSTFMLTVLGTLLTRSGLVSSVHAFAQSSIGNWFYGFLVLVFCVCLFVFARQRDHLKTENKLESIVSRESSFLFNNLILLVACFTVLWGTLFPVLSEYVQGSKATVGAPFYNRVALPIGLFLLFLTGVGPLLAWRSTTLRTIRRNFVLPSIATVATAIGLMFAHIRPWEDQSELYSLMAFSLGAGVVTAILSEFLRGANVVRTQTGKNLFAASLQLIQRNTRRYGGYIVHFGVVVIIVGIAGGAFNQSTEQEVGFGDKINIGPYELRCQSYTQDSNANYDTEYALLDVYRHGKYVTQLAPEHRFYAASQTNSTIVANRSTLQHDLYVIYEGKNPETGKPIIKAFLNPLIAWIWIGVLIIIMGTFVALAPAIKPALATSRVMHTEAVAVGSGD; encoded by the coding sequence ATGCCGCACCCCATGCCTACCTTTGGCAGTTTCTCCCTGCTGCTGGCCCTTGTGCTTGCTGTCTACTCCCTGGCTATGGGCGGAGCATCGCTCTGGCAGATGGCAACCGGCCGTTCCGGACGCATTGCCCCTGAGCGCCTCTCCGAGACCGCCCGCCGCGCCGGCATCATGACCTTCGCCGCCGTCTCCTGCGCGGCCTTTGCCCTGGTATGGGCGGCATTCACCAATGACTATTCGGTGGCCTATATCTTCCACCACACCAACCGCGACCTGCATCCGGCGTACAAATTCTCCGCATTATGGTCCGGGCAGGAGGGTTCGCTGCTGCTGTGGAGCTGGTTGCTGGCCGCCTATGGTTTCGTCCTCCGGCTCCGTCATAAGATCGATGTCCGGCTGACCGCCCACGCCTCCACGATCCTCGCTGGGGTTCAGGTATTCTTCCTGCTGCTGTTGGTCTTCGCGGCTCCACCGTTTTCCATCCAGCCGGGAGAGATTCCTCCAGACGGCGCCGGTCTCAATCCCCTGCTGCAGTATCCGGAGATGGTGATCCATCCCCCGATGCTTTACCTGGGCTATGTTGGCTTCACCGTTCCCTTCGCCTTCGCCCTCGGCGCCCTGATCATGCGTTATCCCGGCGAGAAGTGGATCCACATCACCCGTCGCTGGACGATGGTGACCTGGCTCTTCCTGACCGTCGGCATCTTCCTGGGCGCGCACTGGGCGTACTCGGTGCTCGGTTGGGGCGGCTACTGGGGATGGGATCCGGTTGAAAACGCCAGCCTGATGCCGTGGCTGACCGGCACGGCCTTCCTGCACTCCGTGATGATGCAGGAGAAGCGCGGCATGATGAAGAGCTGGAATGTCTGGCTCATCTTCTCCACTTTCATGCTTACGGTGCTGGGAACGTTGCTGACACGCTCCGGCCTGGTCAGCTCCGTCCATGCCTTCGCCCAGTCCAGCATCGGGAACTGGTTTTACGGCTTCCTGGTCCTCGTCTTCTGCGTCTGCCTCTTCGTCTTTGCGCGGCAGCGCGATCACCTGAAGACGGAGAACAAGCTCGAGTCGATCGTCTCCCGCGAGTCCAGCTTCCTTTTCAATAACCTCATTCTGCTGGTCGCTTGCTTCACGGTGCTATGGGGCACGCTCTTTCCGGTCCTGAGCGAGTACGTACAGGGCTCCAAGGCGACAGTTGGCGCTCCGTTCTATAACCGCGTCGCCCTGCCGATCGGCCTCTTCCTTCTGTTCCTTACGGGTGTGGGTCCATTGCTGGCATGGCGCAGCACTACATTGCGGACGATTCGCCGGAACTTTGTTCTGCCGTCCATCGCGACGGTTGCGACCGCCATCGGCCTGATGTTTGCGCATATCCGCCCGTGGGAAGATCAGTCAGAGCTCTACTCCCTGATGGCCTTCTCGCTCGGCGCGGGCGTCGTCACCGCGATCCTTTCGGAGTTTCTGCGCGGCGCTAATGTTGTCCGCACACAGACCGGCAAGAACCTCTTTGCAGCCTCGCTGCAACTGATTCAGCGCAACACCCGCCGCTATGGCGGATACATCGTTCACTTTGGCGTTGTCGTAATCATTGTCGGTATCGCTGGAGGAGCTTTCAACCAGTCGACGGAACAGGAGGTAGGCTTCGGCGACAAGATCAACATCGGACCGTATGAATTGCGCTGCCAGTCCTACACCCAGGACTCGAACGCCAATTACGACACCGAGTACGCTCTGCTGGATGTTTATCGTCATGGGAAATACGTGACCCAGCTTGCGCCGGAGCACCGTTTCTACGCCGCCAGCCAGACGAACTCCACCATCGTTGCGAACCGTTCAACCCTGCAGCACGATCTGTACGTCATCTATGAAGGCAAGAATCCAGAGACAGGCAAGCCGATTATCAAGGCCTTCCTGAATCCGTTGATCGCCTGGATCTGGATCGGCGTATTGATCATCATCATGGGAACCTTCGTCGCACTCGCGCCGGCCATCAAACCGGCGCTGGCAACTTCTCGTGTCATGCATACGGAAGCCGTTGCAGTCGGGAGCGGTGACTAA
- a CDS encoding response regulator: MQPTVLLIDDNAVQAATRQTILKRAGYFVIPALNPQRALEQFRANEFPAVIDLVITDHIMPGMTGAEFVRELRTFAPALPVLVISGMEEAEEEYADLNVNFRLKPLLPDNLLASVHRLINPGDGNEKRDIA, translated from the coding sequence ATGCAACCTACGGTTCTCTTGATTGACGACAATGCGGTACAAGCAGCCACCCGCCAGACGATCCTGAAGCGTGCCGGCTACTTTGTCATCCCCGCCTTAAATCCGCAGCGCGCCCTCGAACAGTTTCGAGCCAACGAGTTTCCCGCAGTCATCGATCTGGTGATTACCGACCACATCATGCCCGGCATGACCGGGGCGGAGTTCGTGCGCGAGCTTCGTACCTTTGCCCCTGCTCTGCCAGTGCTGGTCATCAGCGGCATGGAAGAGGCAGAGGAGGAATATGCGGACCTGAACGTGAACTTTCGCCTGAAACCTCTTCTGCCGGATAACCTTCTGGCCAGCGTCCACCGTTTGATCAACCCTGGCGACGGGAACGAAAAGCGCGATATCGCCTAG
- a CDS encoding sodium:solute symporter family protein — protein sequence MTLTFIDWLIMLVYFVFVLGIGFTLKRYMRTSNDFFLAGRSIPAWICGLAFISANLGAQEVIGMGASGAKYGIATSHFYWIGAVPAMVFVGIFMMPFYYGSKARSVPEYLRLRFDEKTRAVNAFSFAIMTVFSSGISMYAMALLIQTLGLFRGIIPDQYIFHVSVLLSAVIVLAYIFLGGLTSAIYNEVLQFFLIVAGFAPLVWVGLKNVGGWHGIQQRLPGAMTHSWQGMTHANTNPLGVEWFGLVMGLGFVLSFGYWCTDFLVVQRAMAANSEESARRVPLIAAIPKMFFPFLVILPGLIAVSVPAVQHVAENHLVGSSTAGTSLGIIPQKVNPVSGAPMLDDKGQPVYNYDLAIPALLLHYFPSGILGLGLTALLASFMSGMAGNVTAFNTVWTYDIYQSYINKRATDAHYLMMGRIATIGGILLSIGAAYAATSFNNIMDALQLVFSFVNAPLFATFLLGMFWKRTTGHGAFSGLILGTGAALLHHGLTLPQDAAPGLHGAWIKLVHTYPSDMAQNFWTAIVAFSVNLLVTVAISLMTKPRPEPELVGLVYSLTPKPVEEHLAWWQKPASLAIAVLVLLVILNLVFA from the coding sequence GTGACCCTGACCTTCATTGACTGGCTGATCATGCTGGTCTACTTCGTTTTCGTGCTCGGCATCGGATTTACGCTGAAGCGTTACATGCGGACCAGCAACGATTTCTTCCTTGCCGGCCGCTCCATTCCGGCCTGGATCTGCGGTCTGGCCTTCATCTCAGCCAACCTGGGAGCCCAGGAAGTCATCGGCATGGGCGCCTCCGGCGCCAAGTACGGCATCGCCACCAGCCACTTCTACTGGATCGGCGCCGTCCCGGCCATGGTCTTTGTCGGCATCTTTATGATGCCCTTCTACTACGGCTCCAAGGCTCGTTCCGTGCCGGAGTACCTGCGGCTGCGCTTCGATGAGAAGACCCGGGCGGTCAATGCCTTCAGCTTCGCCATCATGACGGTCTTCAGCTCGGGCATCTCCATGTATGCCATGGCGCTGCTGATCCAGACCCTGGGGCTGTTCCGCGGCATTATTCCCGACCAGTACATCTTCCATGTCTCGGTTCTGCTCAGCGCTGTCATCGTGCTGGCCTATATCTTCCTGGGCGGACTCACCTCGGCCATCTACAACGAAGTACTTCAGTTCTTCCTGATTGTGGCCGGTTTCGCTCCGCTGGTCTGGGTGGGCCTGAAGAACGTCGGCGGATGGCATGGAATTCAGCAGCGCCTGCCCGGCGCGATGACCCATTCCTGGCAGGGCATGACCCACGCCAATACCAACCCCCTCGGCGTGGAGTGGTTCGGCCTGGTCATGGGACTCGGCTTTGTGCTCAGCTTCGGCTACTGGTGCACAGACTTCCTCGTCGTCCAGCGTGCCATGGCGGCTAATTCTGAGGAGAGCGCACGCCGCGTTCCCTTGATCGCGGCCATCCCCAAGATGTTCTTCCCCTTCCTGGTCATCCTGCCCGGCCTGATCGCAGTCAGCGTGCCTGCCGTGCAGCATGTCGCGGAGAACCATCTGGTCGGTTCCAGCACTGCGGGAACGAGCCTTGGCATTATTCCGCAGAAGGTAAACCCGGTCAGCGGAGCTCCGATGCTCGACGACAAGGGCCAGCCGGTCTATAACTACGACCTCGCCATTCCGGCGCTGCTGCTCCACTATTTCCCCTCGGGTATCCTCGGCCTGGGACTTACTGCGCTGCTCGCCAGCTTCATGTCAGGCATGGCGGGCAATGTGACCGCCTTCAACACGGTGTGGACCTACGACATCTACCAGAGTTACATCAACAAGCGCGCTACTGACGCCCACTATCTGATGATGGGACGCATCGCGACTATCGGTGGCATTTTGCTATCGATTGGCGCGGCGTACGCAGCGACCAGCTTCAACAACATCATGGACGCGCTGCAACTGGTCTTCAGCTTTGTGAATGCGCCTCTCTTCGCCACCTTCCTTTTGGGAATGTTCTGGAAGCGCACTACCGGACACGGAGCCTTCAGCGGTCTGATCCTCGGTACCGGAGCAGCTCTGCTGCATCATGGCCTGACACTGCCGCAGGATGCCGCTCCCGGCCTCCATGGCGCCTGGATCAAGCTCGTCCACACCTATCCCAGCGATATGGCGCAAAACTTCTGGACCGCAATTGTGGCCTTCTCTGTCAACCTGCTGGTGACCGTCGCTATCAGCCTGATGACGAAGCCTCGGCCTGAGCCCGAACTGGTCGGTCTGGTCTACTCACTCACACCCAAGCCGGTGGAAGAGCATCTCGCCTGGTGGCAGAAGCCGGCATCGCTGGCGATTGCTGTTCTGGTCTTGCTGGTGATTCTCAACCTGGTGTTCGCGTAA